A section of the Oncorhynchus keta strain PuntledgeMale-10-30-2019 chromosome 15, Oket_V2, whole genome shotgun sequence genome encodes:
- the LOC118394445 gene encoding sorting nexin-16-like isoform X2, giving the protein MATPFVPVPVPMERTPTWPKRTPPLGIISSSGCSPPGKSPWVKATGSWGATVACPSLPQACSSPEGYRTSRRGEQGSVQEDGTPGDSWERPLTPTLLGYEVMEERAKFTVYKILVRRNEEENWVIFRRYTDFARLNDKLKELFPRFRLALPPKRWFKDNYDMEFLEERQLGLQAFLQNLIAHRDLTNSEAVRQFLCLDDPPGPFDSLEESRAFCETLEETNHRLQRDLSEKQREIDSLKTALDERQTHIGLLEKRVNGKSPSPEGLTPESSRLSALGSENSSDTDTAADRHGEADIDTDRGSSTALEADQETCPERRSSEIQGPLKGHGAYWSSAAIDCSPDAFINSTTP; this is encoded by the exons ATGGCCACCCCCTTTGTCCCAGTGCCTGTCCCCATGGAACGGACCCCGACCTGGCCCAAGAGGACCCCCCCCCTGGGAATTATCTCTAGCTCTGGCTGTTCACCTCCTGGAAAGTCCCCCTGGGTGAAGGCCACTGGGTCCTGGGGGGCCACGGTAGCCTGTCCGAGCCTCCCCCAGGCGTGTTCCAGCCCCGAGGGGTACAGGACATCCAGAAGAGGGGAGCAGGGGTCGGTCCAGGAGGATGGTACTCCAGGGGACAGTTGGGAGAGGCCCCTCACCCCTACCCTGCTGGGCTATGAGGTCATGGAGGAGAGGGCAAAGTTCACG GTGTATAAAATCTTGGTGAGAAGGAATGAGGAAGAGAACTGGGTGATCTTCAGAAGGTACACAGACTTCGCCAGACTCAACGATAAG CTAAAGGAGTTATTTCCCAGGTTCAGACTAGCCCTTCCACCCAAGCGCTGGTTCAAGGATAACTACGACATGGAGTTTCTGGAGGAGAGACAGTTAGGCCTACAAGCCTTCCTACAGAACCTCATAGCACACAGAGATCTCACCAACAG TGAAGCGGTCAGACAGTTCCTTTGTCTGGATGACCCGCCAGGCCCCTTTGACAGCCTGGAGGAGAGCAGG GCTTTCTGTGAGACGCTGGAGGAGACAAACCACCGTCTACAGAGGGACCTGTCGGAGAAACAGCGAGAGATTGACTCTTTGAAAACAGCCCTGGATGAGAGACAGACCCACATTGGGCTCCTGGAGAAGAGAGTGAA TGGTAAGTCCCCCAGCCCAGAGGGCCTTACTCCGGAGAGCAGCAGACTATCAGCCCtaggcagtgagaacagctctgACACAGACACTGCCGCAGACCGACACGGAGAGGCGgacatagacacagacaggggATCATCCACTGCATTGGAGGCTGACCAGGAGACATGTCCTGAAAGAAGAAG CTCAGAAATCCAAGGGCCACTCAAGGGTCATGGGGCGTACTGGTCATCTGCGGCCATTGATTGTTCACCAGACGCTTTTATAAATTCAACAACTCCATAG
- the LOC118394445 gene encoding sorting nexin-16-like isoform X3, with translation MERTPTWPKRTPPLGIISSSGCSPPGKSPWVKATGSWGATVACPSLPQACSSPEGYRTSRRGEQGSVQEDGTPGDSWERPLTPTLLGYEVMEERAKFTVYKILVRRNEEENWVIFRRYTDFARLNDKLKELFPRFRLALPPKRWFKDNYDMEFLEERQLGLQAFLQNLIAHRDLTNSEAVRQFLCLDDPPGPFDSLEESRAFCETLEETNHRLQRDLSEKQREIDSLKTALDERQTHIGLLEKRVNGKSPSPEGLTPESSRLSALGSENSSDTDTAADRHGEADIDTDRGSSTALEADQETCPERRSSEIQGPLKGHGAYWSSAAIDCSPDAFINSTTP, from the exons ATGGAACGGACCCCGACCTGGCCCAAGAGGACCCCCCCCCTGGGAATTATCTCTAGCTCTGGCTGTTCACCTCCTGGAAAGTCCCCCTGGGTGAAGGCCACTGGGTCCTGGGGGGCCACGGTAGCCTGTCCGAGCCTCCCCCAGGCGTGTTCCAGCCCCGAGGGGTACAGGACATCCAGAAGAGGGGAGCAGGGGTCGGTCCAGGAGGATGGTACTCCAGGGGACAGTTGGGAGAGGCCCCTCACCCCTACCCTGCTGGGCTATGAGGTCATGGAGGAGAGGGCAAAGTTCACG GTGTATAAAATCTTGGTGAGAAGGAATGAGGAAGAGAACTGGGTGATCTTCAGAAGGTACACAGACTTCGCCAGACTCAACGATAAG CTAAAGGAGTTATTTCCCAGGTTCAGACTAGCCCTTCCACCCAAGCGCTGGTTCAAGGATAACTACGACATGGAGTTTCTGGAGGAGAGACAGTTAGGCCTACAAGCCTTCCTACAGAACCTCATAGCACACAGAGATCTCACCAACAG TGAAGCGGTCAGACAGTTCCTTTGTCTGGATGACCCGCCAGGCCCCTTTGACAGCCTGGAGGAGAGCAGG GCTTTCTGTGAGACGCTGGAGGAGACAAACCACCGTCTACAGAGGGACCTGTCGGAGAAACAGCGAGAGATTGACTCTTTGAAAACAGCCCTGGATGAGAGACAGACCCACATTGGGCTCCTGGAGAAGAGAGTGAA TGGTAAGTCCCCCAGCCCAGAGGGCCTTACTCCGGAGAGCAGCAGACTATCAGCCCtaggcagtgagaacagctctgACACAGACACTGCCGCAGACCGACACGGAGAGGCGgacatagacacagacaggggATCATCCACTGCATTGGAGGCTGACCAGGAGACATGTCCTGAAAGAAGAAG CTCAGAAATCCAAGGGCCACTCAAGGGTCATGGGGCGTACTGGTCATCTGCGGCCATTGATTGTTCACCAGACGCTTTTATAAATTCAACAACTCCATAG
- the LOC118394445 gene encoding sorting nexin-16-like isoform X1, with amino-acid sequence MLSLFERGHWRKIENSSKRCQACGLSSPVCPVSTYPSPNQSNSFLKARNRLHSVLPVPMERTPTWPKRTPPLGIISSSGCSPPGKSPWVKATGSWGATVACPSLPQACSSPEGYRTSRRGEQGSVQEDGTPGDSWERPLTPTLLGYEVMEERAKFTVYKILVRRNEEENWVIFRRYTDFARLNDKLKELFPRFRLALPPKRWFKDNYDMEFLEERQLGLQAFLQNLIAHRDLTNSEAVRQFLCLDDPPGPFDSLEESRAFCETLEETNHRLQRDLSEKQREIDSLKTALDERQTHIGLLEKRVNGKSPSPEGLTPESSRLSALGSENSSDTDTAADRHGEADIDTDRGSSTALEADQETCPERRSSEIQGPLKGHGAYWSSAAIDCSPDAFINSTTP; translated from the exons ATGTTGTCGCTTTTTGAAAGAGGACACTGGAGAAAGATAGAAAACTCAAGCAAGCG CTGTCAGGCATGCGGACTATCTTCTCCGGTCTGTCCAGTATCCACATATCCTTCTCCAAATCAGAGCAATTCGTTTCTTAAAGCCAGGAATAGGCTTCATTCAGTAT TGCCTGTCCCCATGGAACGGACCCCGACCTGGCCCAAGAGGACCCCCCCCCTGGGAATTATCTCTAGCTCTGGCTGTTCACCTCCTGGAAAGTCCCCCTGGGTGAAGGCCACTGGGTCCTGGGGGGCCACGGTAGCCTGTCCGAGCCTCCCCCAGGCGTGTTCCAGCCCCGAGGGGTACAGGACATCCAGAAGAGGGGAGCAGGGGTCGGTCCAGGAGGATGGTACTCCAGGGGACAGTTGGGAGAGGCCCCTCACCCCTACCCTGCTGGGCTATGAGGTCATGGAGGAGAGGGCAAAGTTCACG GTGTATAAAATCTTGGTGAGAAGGAATGAGGAAGAGAACTGGGTGATCTTCAGAAGGTACACAGACTTCGCCAGACTCAACGATAAG CTAAAGGAGTTATTTCCCAGGTTCAGACTAGCCCTTCCACCCAAGCGCTGGTTCAAGGATAACTACGACATGGAGTTTCTGGAGGAGAGACAGTTAGGCCTACAAGCCTTCCTACAGAACCTCATAGCACACAGAGATCTCACCAACAG TGAAGCGGTCAGACAGTTCCTTTGTCTGGATGACCCGCCAGGCCCCTTTGACAGCCTGGAGGAGAGCAGG GCTTTCTGTGAGACGCTGGAGGAGACAAACCACCGTCTACAGAGGGACCTGTCGGAGAAACAGCGAGAGATTGACTCTTTGAAAACAGCCCTGGATGAGAGACAGACCCACATTGGGCTCCTGGAGAAGAGAGTGAA TGGTAAGTCCCCCAGCCCAGAGGGCCTTACTCCGGAGAGCAGCAGACTATCAGCCCtaggcagtgagaacagctctgACACAGACACTGCCGCAGACCGACACGGAGAGGCGgacatagacacagacaggggATCATCCACTGCATTGGAGGCTGACCAGGAGACATGTCCTGAAAGAAGAAG CTCAGAAATCCAAGGGCCACTCAAGGGTCATGGGGCGTACTGGTCATCTGCGGCCATTGATTGTTCACCAGACGCTTTTATAAATTCAACAACTCCATAG